A window from Rhea pennata isolate bPtePen1 chromosome 1, bPtePen1.pri, whole genome shotgun sequence encodes these proteins:
- the BTG1 gene encoding protein BTG1 — MHPALYTRASMIREIAAAVGFISKFLRTKGLMNERQLQTFSQSLQELLAEHYKHHWFPEKPCKGSGYRCIRINHKMDPLIGQAAQRIGLSSQELFQLLPSELTLWVDPYEVSYRIGEDGSICVLYEAAPAGGSQNNTNMQMVDSRISCKEELLLGRTSPSKSYNMMTVSG, encoded by the exons atGCATCCCGCGCTGTACACCCGGGCCAGCATGATACGCGAGATCGCCGCGGCCGTGGGCTTCATCTCCAAGTTCTTGCGGACCAAGGGGCTCATGAACGAGCGGCAGCTGCAGACCTTCAGCCAgagcctgcaggagctgctggcag aACATTATAAACACCACTGGTTCCCAGAAAAGCCATGCAAGGGATCAGGTTACCGATGTATCCGGATCAACCATAAAATGGATCCTCTCATTGGACAGGCAGCACAGCGGATTGGATTGAGCAGTCAGGAACTGTTCCAGCTTCTTCCAAGTGAACTCACTCTATGGGTTGACCCGTATGAAGTGTCCTATCGTATTGGAGAGGATGGCTCAATCTGTGTGCTCTATGAAGCTGCACCAGCAGGAGGTAGCCAAAATAACACCAACATGCAAATGGTAGACAGCAGAATAAGCTGTAAGGAGGAACTTCTCTTGGGCAGAACTAGCCCTTCCAAAAGCTACAATATGATGACTGTATCAGGTTAA